GGAGTCAgtaggggcttgatctcatgaccccaagatcatgacctgagccgaaaaatcaagagttagacacttagccaactgagccacccaggtgctccatcctTGTTTCATTTCTGATCTTAGGAAGAAACcattcagtttttcactattaaGTATAATGTTGGCTATGGatttttcagagatggcttttttttttcataaatggttGATGaaattctcttctattttaagtttgttaaatgttttaatcATGAAGAGCGTGTTGCattttatcagatgctttttctgcatccattgagatgatcatatgggtTTTGTCATCTAATCTGTTGATAGGGTGTATTAATTacattaatggattttttttatgttAGCCCAACTTTGCACTCTTGGGATAAATCCATGTGGTCTGGTGTGTAACCCTTTTTATATGTTGCTAAATTTGATTAGTTGACCATTTTGGGTCTTCATTTATAAGAGATACTGACTTAcacaatttccttttcttgtgatatatttatatagatttgGTATCAGGGTTATAATTGTGTAGATTTGGTATCATGGTTATAATATAGGCTTTGTAGTATGAGTTGGGGGAatattccctcctcttctttttctctggaagAGTTTGAGTAGGAttggtatttattgttttttaaatatttggtagaattcacaagTAGACCCATCTGGCCCAGGCTTTTCTGTGTGGTTAGTTTCTGGATTACTAATTGATTCTCTTTACTTGTTATGGGCCTACTTatgttgtttatttcttcttgaatcagttttggtagttgtatctttctagaaatgtgtccatttcatctaagttatctgATTCGTTGGCATGTAGGTATTCATAGTATTTCTTTacaatccttttttatttctgtaaagtaAATAGTAGTacccctctttcattcctgattagattaatttgagtcttctctttttttcttggtaagtctaGCTGAAGTTTTGTCACTTAATGATCTTTTCAAAAcaacttttagtttcattgatttttctctcttgtttttccaTTCTCTATTTCACTTACTTTTGTTCAAATCTGTGTTacttccttccctctgcttgctttgggtttagtttgcttttctttttctagtgatTTAAGGTAGAAGTTACTTAATAGTTACTTAATAAGTTACtgatttgaggtttttttttctttcttgtcttttgcagggaaaaattttaatcatttaatatatttacacacacatatgtacatgaGTACAtaccaaaaaagaatatatatatttcaaatacatataagtacagttgacccttgactAACACAGACACAGGTCTGAACTGTGTGGGCATACTtataagctgatttttttttcagtaaatatattggaaattttttttggagatttatgACAAATTGAAAAAACTCCCAGATGAACCACGTAGCTTAGAAGGATTGAAAAAATTAAGTTAGGTATGTCATGAATGCATGAAATATATGTAGGTAGTAGTCTATTTTACCATATGCTAccataaaatatacacaaatctatcacagaagttaaaatttatcaaaacttATGCACAAACTTACAGACCATATATGGTGTCATCCACAGTATAGAGAAGTGTAAACAAACAAGGATGCGGTATTAAATCATAACAGCATAAAACCACAGGACATACTGGACAACTGTAACGCTTTCGAGGCCGCCTCCTGTTGCTGTTGGAATGAGCTCAAGTGTTGCGGGTGTCTGCTCAAAACTCCGGGATGCTCATCTTGTGTGCAGGAGCAGTGTGTCTCCAGTAAATTGTAGATCGCAGTAAAATGTGAGCTCTTATGGCTCTTGCTCTTAGTAGAGAAGCTGCGGGGTGGTCGGAAGTTCTGGGCAGATTTTTGACTGTGGAGGGGGAGGTCAGTGTCTCTAACCACCCccgcattgttcaagggtcaactgtatcgTATCTGTATCTCAAATGCATGCAAGAATATATACGCTGTATTTATGTAGAGGAAGAATGGGAAACACAAACTGGCTGGTTATCCACAGGGAAGCTGCTTGAAGTCAATTCCTGTTTTTACCACTTACCTACCAGTGGTCAGCCTGACCGAGTCCCTTATCCAAGTCAAACCTTGGTTTTTTGAGCCACAAACCTGAGATATTAATCCCTCCCTCGCTAGGTTTTGTGATGATTAACAGAGCTGGTGTCTGTAAAGTGTCGTCCACACGGTGTAGGCACAGCGTCAGACACACAGTTTGTGCTCAGGAACAGGCGGCTGCTCCAAGAACAAAAGCTCACGGGTAGCGGTCATTACTGTTTGTCCACCCTCTCTGTCCTGGCAGTTCCTCTGTGACGAGGGTGCTGGTATTTCTGGGGACTACATTGATCGTGTGGATGAGCCCTTGTCCTGCTCTTATGTGCTGACCATTCGGACACCTCGGCTGTGCCCCCACCCTCTGCTCCGGCCCCCACCCAGTGCCGCCCCCCAGGCCATTCTCTGTCACCCTGCTCTACAGCCTGAGGAGTACATGGCCTACATTCAGAGGCAGGCTGGTGAGTAATGAGAAGGGCGAGATACCGGGCAGGACCAGCAGAAGATAAGGGATTGAGAGCCCAGAGGCGTGTGGCCTTCTCCTGCCCACACGCTGTTTCTCAGTAGACTCCAAGCAATACGGGGATAAAGTCCTTGAGGAGCTGCAAGACCTGGAGCCGCACATGTGGAGTGAGGTCCAGCTGGGAGCAGGGCCCTCAAAGAGAGCAGGTAGGACCTTGTTAGCCTTATTCCACGACACCTCTCTCAGGTCCTTCCCTTCCCCAGTCTTACTGTCCTGGACTgactgttgggggtggggaggaaggggggtcCTGATTCCTTAGCAATAGAAGGAGAATGGACCCCATTCTGCTTAGTCCcttccatttctcccttccttcccaatTCCTCCCTGTTCTCTGTATCCCAGGTGCACACCCCACCAAGGACGAGAGTAAGGAATCAGATTTCTGGAAGATGCTTCATGAGCCAGAGGAGCAGACCCCTGGGGTAGAGGAGGCTCAGGTTGAGGTGAGAGCCAGCTTCCCGGCCATTGCTCTGAGGAGGCTGGCCCCGGGTGAGCTGCGGTCATCACGAGATGACCTATACTGGTCTAGGGAGGCCAGGATCTACCCAGAACCACCACCTTAAGAGTGTGGTAGGCATAAACACACTTGTGTACTTGACTCTGCCCTTTTCTCCTCATCGGGAGCAGGAACCCAACCTTGAGACAGCAGATCCAGCTCCCGGCCCTCCCCAAGGTGAGCCAActgtccctgtctcctttcctggTTGCATGTATTCTGaggttggcgggggtgggggttgggtggggtggAGGTAGACATTGGTTGGGGAGTTCGGGCTGCCAGGCCAGCATCGAATTCATTTTTACAGGAGGTAATACTGTTGGCAGACAGCAGTTCTGTTCTAGGGAGATAGCAGGACACAGTGGTTCCACAGCTTGCTGACTTTGTAATCCTGGGTGATTTCACTtaacctcaatttcctcacccCCAACAGTGGGTAATACCCCTACCTTACAGTGTGGTTGTGAGATTAAATGAGAATGAGTCTGTAGTtcatagcacagtgcctggaacagagtCGACAATAGTTTATATTTGTGGAAAGGGGAGAATAGTATCCAGGGAAGAGGAGCCTGTGGCCTCAGAATCTCTTCTGTAGTCCTAAAAACTGGAGTCATTACCAGCGGGGCTCAGTGGTGCCCTCATCAGCAGCTTgttagtgttccctctctcacctgtGGGTCCCCCTTAGTACAGTGCTCTTCAGGGGGTTACGTTGGCCCCAAGCTCACTGACCAGGTGGCTCCTGGAGGCTGGGACTGTGTCCTTCCGTggtctcctcctctcctctcctctccttagGAAATCAAAATAGAATTTAGGACACAACTGGTTCACTCCTCTCTTTCATTGCAGATTTTCAGAACAATGTGCAGGTCAAAGTCATCCGGAGTCCTGCAGACTTGATTCGATTGATAGAGGAGCTGAAAGGTGGCGCAAAAAAGGTATGGGCCCTGCttaagggagggagagagcccgCCTCCCTGTAGGGAGCACTTAGCCAACCACCCCTGACCGGGGCCTGCAGTGAGCCCAGCGGGGGTGactccctttctttccccctaCCAAGACCCCTGCCACTGTGCTCCGGCCACTGTGTTTCTGCTGAACCCGCAACTGTCCACCTCTTTCTTCCGGTCCCCATCCACCCAGGGGAGGCCAAACGGAGGCCCAGAGCAGCCTGCGGAGGATGCCACTGAAGGCCCTCAGAGGGAAGCAGAGGTGAAGGAAAAGAGTGACACGGACCATCAGAACgaagtggaggaagaggaggaagaggaggaggaggaagatgaagatgAGGATGAACAGCAGTTACTGGGAGAGTTTGAGAAGGAACTGGAAGGGATACTGCTCCCGTCTGACCGAGAGCGACTCCGGTCGGAGGTGAAGGCTGGCATGGAGCGGGAACTGGAGAACATCATCCAGGAGGTGCGCGCGGCCCTCACTCCCGTGTGCGCCAGCCCACTGCCCTGTGGGCTGAGgcggggtgggtggaggggccCAAAGGGAGCACAGAGCAGCCTCCGGGAGGTTGTTTACTTAATGAAAGGGGGACATTAGGGAAGGGGGACCCAAGAGAGGGCCGAAACTTAGCTAGTGCTCTCCTGTAGGGCGTGGACCACTGACTTTCACCCCCCAGACCCTTGACTCTCCACTCCTGCTTTGGGCATTCCAGACGGAGAAGGAGCTGGACCCAGATGGGTTGAAGAAGGAATCCGAGCGCGATCGGGCAATGCTGGCCCTGACATCCACTCTCAACAAACTCATCAAAAGGCTGGAGGAAAAACAGAGTCCAGAGCTGGCACAGAAGAAGCACAGGAAAAGGAGGATTGTCCCCAAAAagcctaccccctcccccaaggcaGCAGGTAGGAGCTGTCAGACAGGGAGGGGCAGTCAAGCCCACTGTCTTTTGTCCCTCAGCTGGTGGACTCTGAAGGGCATCATGTTCTTTCCCTTCCGAGAAGGCGTactcccttccctctttctggAACACTGTTTTCACACCTGCCTTCCCACGGCCTCCATCCCTTTGCCTCGTTACCTCCTATTCATTCATCTTCTTGGGAAGCAGCTTCTGGAGTGTATCTGTCTTGTTTTCTGGCTTGCTTCTGTGCACCCAGCGCCTAACACTTCCCTGGCGCATAGTGGGTGGTCAGGAGACAGTAAGGGAATGACTGCAAGCAGGCCTGTGTGCTGAAGACCACACAGGGGGGGTGAAGGCAGCTTACCAACACTGAGCCCTGTGTGCCGGGGGAGGCCCCAGCTGGTAGGATGTGAACACGCAAGCCCAGCTATTCCTAAACTGACTTCCTGGACAGACTTGCAGTTACTGCTGCTTCTCGCACTCCTTGGTCTCCCTTCCACACGGTCATATGAGATCAGACATTCCAACTGGAATATTCTCTTTTCAAACCGTCCATCCCACTATCTCTATAAACATTGGAATGTCTTTCGAGTAGCAGCATGTGGAGTACCAAACCACAGTTTTCCAACCtgcttcttaaaaaa
This DNA window, taken from Meles meles chromosome 7, mMelMel3.1 paternal haplotype, whole genome shotgun sequence, encodes the following:
- the OS9 gene encoding protein OS-9 isoform X1, whose translation is MAAETLLSSLLWLLLLGLLLPASLTGGVGSLNLEELSEMRYGIEILPLPVMGGQSQASDVVIVSSKYKQRYECRLPAGAIHFQREREEEAPAYRGPGIPELLSPMKDAPCLLKTKDWWTYEFCYGRHIQQYHMEDSEIKGEVLYLGYYQSAFDWDDETAKASKQHRLKRYHSQTYGNGSKCDLNGRPREAEVRFLCDEGAGISGDYIDRVDEPLSCSYVLTIRTPRLCPHPLLRPPPSAAPQAILCHPALQPEEYMAYIQRQAVDSKQYGDKVLEELQDLEPHMWSEVQLGAGPSKRAGAHPTKDESKESDFWKMLHEPEEQTPGVEEAQVEEPNLETADPAPGPPQDFQNNVQVKVIRSPADLIRLIEELKGGAKKGRPNGGPEQPAEDATEGPQREAEVKEKSDTDHQNEVEEEEEEEEEEDEDEDEQQLLGEFEKELEGILLPSDRERLRSEVKAGMERELENIIQETEKELDPDGLKKESERDRAMLALTSTLNKLIKRLEEKQSPELAQKKHRKRRIVPKKPTPSPKAAEEDPEHRVRVRVTKLRHGGPNQDLTVLEMKRENPQLKQIEGLVKELLEREGLTAEGKIEIKIVRPGAEGTEEDARWLTDEDTRNLKEIFFNILVQGAEEAQKERQRQKELESNYRRVWGSRGGEGTGDLEEFDF
- the OS9 gene encoding protein OS-9 isoform X3, which produces MAAETLLSSLLWLLLLGLLLPASLTGGVGSLNLEELSEMRYGIEILPLPVMGGQSQASDVVIVSSKYKQRYECRLPAGAIHFQREREEEAPAYRGPGIPELLSPMKDAPCLLKTKDWWTYEFCYGRHIQQYHMEDSEIKGEVLYLGYYQSAFDWDDETAKASKQHRLKRYHSQTYGNGSKCDLNGRPREAEVRFLCDEGAGISGDYIDRVDEPLSCSYVLTIRTPRLCPHPLLRPPPSAAPQAILCHPALQPEEYMAYIQRQAVDSKQYGDKVLEELQDLEPHMWSEVQLGAGPSKRAGAHPTKDESKESDFWKMLHEPEEQTPGVEEAQVEEPNLETADPAPGPPQDFQNNVQVKVIRSPADLIRLIEELKGGAKKGRPNGGPEQPAEDATEGPQREAEVKEKSDTDHQNEVEEEEEEEEEEDEDEDEQQLLGEFEKELEGILLPSDRERLRSEVKAGMERELENIIQETEKELDPDGLKKESERDRAMLALTSTLNKLIKRLEEKQSPELAQKKHRKRRIVPKKPTPSPKAAGKIEIKIVRPGAEGTEEDARWLTDEDTRNLKEIFFNILVQGAEEAQKERQRQKELESNYRRVWGSRGGEGTGDLEEFDF
- the OS9 gene encoding protein OS-9 isoform X2 yields the protein MAAETLLSSLLWLLLLGLLLPASLTGGVGSLNLEELSEMRYGIEILPLPVMGGQSQASDVVIVSSKYKQRYECRLPAGAIHFQREREEEAPAYRGPGIPELLSPMKDAPCLLKTKDWWTYEFCYGRHIQQYHMEDSEIKGEVLYLGYYQSAFDWDDETAKASKQHRLKRYHSQTYGNGSKCDLNGRPREAEVRFLCDEGAGISGDYIDRVDEPLSCSYVLTIRTPRLCPHPLLRPPPSAAPQAILCHPALQPEEYMAYIQRQADSKQYGDKVLEELQDLEPHMWSEVQLGAGPSKRAGAHPTKDESKESDFWKMLHEPEEQTPGVEEAQVEEPNLETADPAPGPPQDFQNNVQVKVIRSPADLIRLIEELKGGAKKGRPNGGPEQPAEDATEGPQREAEVKEKSDTDHQNEVEEEEEEEEEEDEDEDEQQLLGEFEKELEGILLPSDRERLRSEVKAGMERELENIIQETEKELDPDGLKKESERDRAMLALTSTLNKLIKRLEEKQSPELAQKKHRKRRIVPKKPTPSPKAAEEDPEHRVRVRVTKLRHGGPNQDLTVLEMKRENPQLKQIEGLVKELLEREGLTAEGKIEIKIVRPGAEGTEEDARWLTDEDTRNLKEIFFNILVQGAEEAQKERQRQKELESNYRRVWGSRGGEGTGDLEEFDF
- the OS9 gene encoding protein OS-9 isoform X4, with amino-acid sequence MAAETLLSSLLWLLLLGLLLPASLTGGVGSLNLEELSEMRYGIEILPLPVMGGQSQASDVVIVSSKYKQRYECRLPAGAIHFQREREEEAPAYRGPGIPELLSPMKDAPCLLKTKDWWTYEFCYGRHIQQYHMEDSEIKGEVLYLGYYQSAFDWDDETAKASKQHRLKRYHSQTYGNGSKCDLNGRPREAEVRFLCDEGAGISGDYIDRVDEPLSCSYVLTIRTPRLCPHPLLRPPPSAAPQAILCHPALQPEEYMAYIQRQADSKQYGDKVLEELQDLEPHMWSEVQLGAGPSKRAGAHPTKDESKESDFWKMLHEPEEQTPGVEEAQVEEPNLETADPAPGPPQDFQNNVQVKVIRSPADLIRLIEELKGGAKKGRPNGGPEQPAEDATEGPQREAEVKEKSDTDHQNEVEEEEEEEEEEDEDEDEQQLLGEFEKELEGILLPSDRERLRSEVKAGMERELENIIQETEKELDPDGLKKESERDRAMLALTSTLNKLIKRLEEKQSPELAQKKHRKRRIVPKKPTPSPKAAGKIEIKIVRPGAEGTEEDARWLTDEDTRNLKEIFFNILVQGAEEAQKERQRQKELESNYRRVWGSRGGEGTGDLEEFDF